The Micromonospora sp. WMMD961 genome has a segment encoding these proteins:
- a CDS encoding DUF5715 family protein produces MRVPSRSPGQQPGPPVSPTAPNRRRPSGATPRRLPTAEPDLAAYRAAVAELLVEVGALADATSTRARQVLIDERLREPALAAVLDSTPQGLIGARETLLLEMARYQPNERTSARDLTALVRIYLLSRIDVLWWQDAPTFVTDDQVNGSAELVDLEWLRRRDLLRFRYQEQPATMIGRAARGLRRRLRPDLTPRTAGLLFRRARREVVALLNDIGREFAAAAPPATPPLWVTSLVRSAEHQYRLRRLGYAAMLPSGHCLGYSVDVELAWFERFGARDTLAELLLNRQKVGELNVIDEGQAWHLCLAPTARRRLRRAYEAEMGV; encoded by the coding sequence ATGCGAGTGCCCAGCCGTAGTCCGGGACAGCAGCCCGGTCCGCCCGTGTCGCCCACCGCCCCGAACCGACGTCGACCCTCCGGCGCCACCCCCCGGCGCCTCCCCACCGCCGAGCCCGACCTGGCCGCCTACCGGGCCGCCGTGGCCGAACTGCTGGTCGAGGTGGGCGCCCTGGCCGACGCGACGAGCACCCGGGCCCGACAGGTGCTCATCGACGAGCGGTTGCGGGAGCCCGCGCTCGCCGCGGTTCTCGACTCCACCCCGCAGGGCCTGATCGGCGCCCGCGAGACGCTGCTGCTGGAAATGGCCCGCTACCAGCCGAACGAGCGCACCTCGGCGCGTGACCTGACCGCGCTGGTACGGATCTACCTGCTCTCGCGCATCGACGTGCTGTGGTGGCAGGACGCGCCGACGTTCGTCACCGACGACCAGGTCAACGGCAGTGCCGAACTGGTCGACCTGGAGTGGCTGCGCCGCCGGGACCTGCTGCGCTTCCGCTACCAGGAGCAGCCCGCCACCATGATCGGTCGGGCCGCGCGCGGGCTGCGTCGTCGTCTCCGGCCGGACCTCACCCCGCGTACGGCCGGGCTGCTCTTCCGCCGGGCCCGGCGAGAGGTGGTGGCGCTGCTCAACGACATCGGGCGGGAGTTCGCCGCCGCCGCGCCGCCGGCCACCCCACCGCTGTGGGTCACCAGTCTCGTCCGCAGTGCCGAACACCAATACCGGCTGCGCCGCCTCGGCTACGCCGCGATGCTGCCCAGTGGGCACTGCCTCGGCTACTCCGTCGACGTCGAGCTGGCCTGGTTCGAGCGTTTCGGCGCGCGGGACACCCTGGCGGAACTGCTGCTCAACCGCCAGAAGGTTGGAGAGCTGAACGTGATCGACGAGGGGCAGGCGTGGCACCTCTGTCTCGCGCCCACCGCCCGGCGTCGCCTACGCCGGGCCTACGAGGCCGAGATGGGGGTCTGA
- a CDS encoding isocitrate lyase/phosphoenolpyruvate mutase family protein, translated as MSDRRAAFHALHHAGRPLLLPNAWDHASAAALAARGHPAIGTTSLGVAATAGLPDGAAATAEETLTLARRLARLPVLLSVDVEAGFSDDPAEVAGYVAELAGLGVVGINLEDGRPDGTLAEAESVTDKIAAVKAAVPDLFVNARTDTWWLPVADPLPQALARAHAYRTAGADGIFVPGLLDEATLRVLTERFDAPVNALYQPGGPGLTELGRAGVARVSTGSLLFRAALGAAVTAAEAIRAGVLTAPAELPTYAEVQDLVPADGD; from the coding sequence ATGAGCGACCGCCGTGCCGCGTTCCACGCCCTGCACCACGCCGGCCGCCCCCTGCTGCTGCCCAACGCCTGGGACCACGCCTCGGCGGCGGCGCTCGCCGCGCGCGGCCATCCGGCGATCGGCACCACCAGCCTCGGCGTCGCCGCGACCGCCGGACTTCCCGACGGCGCGGCGGCCACCGCCGAGGAGACCCTGACCCTGGCCCGCCGGCTGGCCCGGCTGCCGGTGCTGCTCAGCGTCGACGTGGAGGCCGGGTTCAGCGACGACCCGGCGGAGGTCGCCGGGTACGTGGCAGAGTTGGCCGGGCTCGGCGTGGTCGGGATCAACCTGGAGGACGGGCGACCGGACGGCACCCTCGCCGAGGCCGAGAGCGTGACCGACAAGATCGCGGCGGTGAAGGCGGCGGTGCCGGACCTGTTCGTCAACGCGCGCACCGACACGTGGTGGCTTCCGGTGGCCGACCCGCTGCCGCAGGCCCTCGCCCGCGCCCACGCCTACCGAACGGCCGGCGCGGACGGAATCTTCGTGCCCGGCCTCCTCGACGAGGCGACGCTGCGCGTGCTCACCGAGCGATTCGACGCGCCGGTGAACGCGCTGTACCAACCGGGCGGACCAGGACTGACCGAACTGGGCAGGGCCGGGGTGGCCCGGGTCAGCACCGGCTCCCTGCTGTTCCGGGCCGCGCTGGGCGCCGCGGTGACCGCCGCCGAGGCGATCCGCGCCGGCGTACTCACCGCGCCGGCGGAACTGCCGACGTACGCCGAGGTGCAGGACCTGGTGCCGGCGGACGGCGACTGA
- a CDS encoding cytochrome P450 — protein MTDNWPHIPPAPGTPACGPPSFEPERGWWVTRHADVRAALTCPAFQMPAVDTGSPGTLAWLRGTVSRFSPPRHHAQRRAIVVTALTPLDPDDLRHDAARLTVTVLDRAGDRLDVMRELARPVPLRALADRLGFADPAAAGTAVAVVATAYHPGVDPALTTRADRAVATLLALAPDGPPEAQANLIGLLVQACDATAGLIGAAAHHLRPPVAPRTPVSAETADLLAEVLRLDPPVRATRRVTTTGVRLGGRDLPAGSPVLLRFDAANRDPRAFPEPHAFRPGRPGASLLTFGTGERGCPGDRHALALAAGVLDVLWERCRRTPAPLRHEPHPTLRVPTNLEVSVR, from the coding sequence GTGACTGACAACTGGCCGCACATCCCGCCCGCCCCGGGAACGCCGGCGTGTGGGCCGCCCTCGTTCGAACCGGAACGCGGTTGGTGGGTGACCCGGCACGCCGACGTGCGGGCGGCGCTGACCTGCCCGGCGTTCCAGATGCCGGCCGTCGACACCGGTTCGCCCGGCACCCTCGCCTGGCTGCGCGGCACGGTCAGCCGGTTCAGTCCACCGCGACACCACGCCCAGCGGCGGGCGATCGTCGTGACGGCGCTGACCCCGCTGGACCCGGACGACCTGCGACACGACGCGGCGCGGCTGACCGTTACCGTTCTCGACCGCGCCGGCGACCGCCTCGACGTGATGCGGGAACTGGCCCGGCCGGTGCCGCTGCGGGCGTTGGCCGATCGCCTCGGTTTCGCTGATCCGGCAGCCGCCGGAACGGCGGTCGCGGTCGTCGCGACGGCGTACCACCCGGGGGTGGACCCGGCGCTGACCACGCGGGCCGACCGGGCGGTGGCGACGCTGCTGGCGCTCGCGCCGGACGGCCCGCCAGAAGCGCAGGCGAACCTGATCGGTCTGCTCGTCCAGGCGTGCGACGCGACCGCCGGCCTGATCGGCGCCGCCGCCCACCACCTGCGGCCCCCAGTCGCCCCGCGAACGCCGGTCTCGGCGGAGACCGCCGACCTGCTGGCCGAGGTGTTGCGCCTCGACCCGCCGGTGCGGGCGACCCGGCGCGTCACCACGACCGGCGTGCGACTGGGTGGACGGGATCTGCCGGCCGGCAGCCCGGTGCTGCTGCGCTTCGACGCGGCCAACCGCGACCCGCGGGCGTTCCCCGAACCGCACGCGTTCCGGCCCGGTCGGCCCGGTGCCAGCCTGTTGACCTTCGGGACGGGGGAACGCGGCTGCCCCGGCGACCGGCACGCCCTGGCCCTCGCCGCCGGGGTGCTCGACGTGCTGTGGGAACGCTGCCGGCGCACCCCGGCCCCGCTGCGCCACGAACCGCACCCGACCCTGCGCGTTCCGACCAACCTGGAGGTGAGCGTCCGATGA
- a CDS encoding winged helix-turn-helix domain-containing protein, which yields MSGGEGQAMAELAALLADGTRAGMCLALLDGRAWTAGELARRAGVAPSTASDHLTRLVRGGLLVEERQGRHRYLRLAGPSVAQLIEDLAGHAPATPTPTGSLRATTATAALAYARTCYDHLAGRLGVLMYDALLAARRLDRSSGLAVTPDGWAWAAGLGVPVDVLRAARRPVVRDCLDWTERRPHLAGALGAALCRRFSDLGWISQGTGRAVRVTPAGRPGLAAALAIPEHALHPPVAPAPTSGRA from the coding sequence ATGAGTGGTGGAGAGGGCCAGGCAATGGCCGAGCTGGCGGCCCTGCTGGCCGACGGCACCCGCGCCGGGATGTGCCTGGCGCTGCTCGACGGGCGGGCGTGGACCGCCGGCGAGCTGGCCCGGCGCGCCGGTGTCGCCCCGTCGACGGCAAGCGACCACCTGACCCGACTCGTCCGCGGTGGGCTGCTCGTCGAGGAACGGCAGGGCCGGCACCGCTACCTGCGGTTGGCCGGGCCGTCGGTGGCCCAGTTGATCGAGGACCTGGCCGGCCACGCCCCGGCCACGCCCACCCCGACCGGGTCGCTGCGTGCGACGACCGCCACCGCCGCCTTGGCGTACGCCCGGACCTGCTACGACCACCTCGCCGGGCGGCTGGGCGTGCTGATGTACGACGCGCTGCTGGCCGCGCGCCGACTCGACCGGTCCAGCGGACTGGCGGTGACACCCGACGGGTGGGCCTGGGCGGCCGGGCTCGGCGTACCGGTGGACGTGCTGCGCGCCGCCCGGCGTCCGGTGGTCCGCGACTGCCTGGACTGGACCGAACGCCGCCCACACCTGGCCGGTGCGCTCGGCGCCGCACTCTGCCGCCGCTTCAGCGACCTGGGCTGGATCAGCCAGGGCACCGGCCGCGCCGTCCGTGTCACTCCCGCCGGCCGCCCTGGCCTGGCCGCAGCCCTGGCCATCCCCGAACACGCCCTCCACCCGCCAGTAGCCCCGGCGCCCACGAGTGGCCGTGCCTGA
- a CDS encoding 2'-5' RNA ligase family protein, with protein sequence MRTVELVCSSGLEVAVRAVWGRLAAAGLPSLARNIHPTNRPHLTLAAVDDLPPGVARRLAELFDDALPVPVTLDRVVVLDGSAPLVWLVRPTPPLTALHAAVWDVLGDTEGQRPWHAPGAWVPHLSLALRFRNADLRLARAVAGGQRPAGAFDGARSYDDTDRTVSPLTRLR encoded by the coding sequence GTGCGTACGGTGGAACTGGTCTGCTCGTCCGGCCTGGAGGTCGCGGTCCGGGCGGTCTGGGGCCGTCTGGCCGCCGCCGGGTTGCCCAGCCTGGCCCGCAACATCCATCCGACCAACCGGCCGCACCTCACCCTCGCCGCGGTGGACGATCTTCCGCCCGGCGTCGCGCGCCGTCTGGCCGAGCTGTTCGACGACGCGCTGCCGGTGCCGGTGACCCTCGACCGCGTCGTGGTCCTCGACGGCAGCGCTCCCTTGGTCTGGCTCGTCCGACCCACCCCGCCGCTGACCGCGCTGCACGCCGCCGTCTGGGACGTCCTCGGCGACACCGAGGGGCAGCGTCCGTGGCATGCGCCGGGTGCGTGGGTGCCGCACCTGAGCCTGGCGCTCCGGTTCCGCAACGCGGACCTGCGGCTGGCCCGGGCCGTCGCGGGCGGCCAGCGCCCGGCGGGCGCGTTCGACGGCGCTCGCAGCTACGACGACACGGACCGGACGGTGTCCCCGCTCACCCGGCTCCGCTGA
- a CDS encoding DEAD/DEAH box helicase: protein MSSAPAQHDALSDATPAGTDEVNAFTELGLRAELLGALSALGYEEPTPIQREAIPPLLEGRDLLGQAATGTGKTAAFALPLLNLMTAHRRGGDPVALVLVPTRELAVQVSEAFHRYGKDLGARVLPIYGGQPIGRQLRALDNGVDVVVATPGRALDHIARGTLRLGGLATVVLDEADEMLDMGFAEDIEAILEHAPAQRQTVLFSATMPSRIDGMARQHLREPVRIEIGREQPVAGEAPRVRQSAYIVTRAHKPAALGRVLDVESPTAAIVFCRSREEVDRLTETMNGRGYRSEALHGGMSQEQRDRVMGRLRAGTADLLVATDVAARGLDVEQLTHVVNYDVPSAPESYVHRIGRVGRAGREGVAITLAEPREHRMLKTIERVTGQRITIDKIPTVADMRTRRLELTQGALRESLLEDDLDPYRVIVETLTDEFDLMEVALAAVKLAHEVTSPGSDDEQEIPQVPVRGPREGRPESGGRGGDRRGGGRPRSGGGNTVQVFVGLGRRAGVRPQDLVGAITGETGIRGRDIGSIEIADRFSLVEVPQGVADEVISGLRQSTIKGRKATVRRDRGGDER from the coding sequence ATGAGTTCCGCACCTGCACAGCACGACGCACTGTCCGACGCCACCCCCGCCGGCACCGACGAGGTGAACGCCTTCACCGAGCTCGGGCTGCGCGCCGAGCTGCTGGGCGCGCTGTCCGCCCTCGGCTACGAGGAGCCGACACCCATCCAGCGGGAGGCGATCCCACCGCTGCTGGAGGGTCGCGACCTGCTGGGCCAGGCCGCCACCGGCACCGGCAAGACGGCGGCGTTCGCGCTCCCGCTGCTGAACCTCATGACCGCCCACCGCCGTGGCGGCGATCCGGTCGCGCTGGTGTTGGTGCCGACTCGTGAGCTGGCCGTGCAGGTGTCCGAGGCGTTCCACCGCTACGGCAAGGACCTGGGCGCCCGGGTGCTGCCGATCTACGGTGGGCAGCCGATCGGACGGCAGCTGCGGGCACTCGACAACGGCGTGGACGTGGTGGTGGCCACCCCGGGACGCGCCCTCGACCACATCGCCCGGGGCACCCTGCGCCTCGGTGGGCTGGCCACGGTGGTGCTCGACGAGGCCGACGAGATGCTCGACATGGGCTTCGCCGAGGACATCGAGGCGATCCTGGAGCACGCTCCGGCGCAGCGTCAGACGGTGCTGTTCTCGGCCACCATGCCCTCGCGCATCGACGGGATGGCCCGGCAGCACCTCCGCGAGCCGGTCCGGATCGAGATCGGCCGGGAGCAGCCGGTCGCGGGTGAGGCGCCCCGGGTGCGGCAGAGCGCGTACATCGTGACCCGCGCGCACAAGCCGGCCGCACTGGGTCGGGTGCTGGACGTCGAGTCGCCCACCGCCGCGATCGTGTTCTGCCGCAGCCGGGAAGAGGTCGACCGGCTGACCGAGACGATGAACGGCCGGGGCTACCGCTCCGAGGCGTTGCACGGTGGCATGAGCCAGGAGCAGCGCGACCGGGTGATGGGCCGGCTGCGGGCGGGCACCGCCGACCTGCTGGTGGCCACCGACGTGGCGGCCCGAGGGCTGGACGTCGAGCAGCTCACCCACGTCGTCAACTACGACGTACCGTCCGCCCCCGAGTCGTACGTGCACCGGATCGGCCGGGTGGGCCGGGCCGGCCGCGAGGGCGTGGCGATCACCCTCGCCGAGCCGCGCGAGCACCGGATGCTCAAGACCATCGAGCGGGTGACCGGCCAGCGGATCACCATCGACAAGATCCCCACCGTGGCGGACATGCGGACCCGTCGGTTGGAGCTGACCCAGGGGGCGCTGCGCGAGAGCCTGCTGGAGGACGACCTCGACCCGTACCGGGTGATCGTGGAGACGCTGACCGACGAGTTCGACCTGATGGAGGTCGCCCTCGCCGCCGTGAAGCTGGCCCACGAGGTGACGTCGCCGGGCTCCGACGACGAGCAGGAGATCCCGCAGGTTCCGGTACGCGGCCCCCGGGAGGGTCGACCGGAGTCCGGCGGCCGGGGCGGCGATCGGCGGGGCGGAGGGCGTCCACGTTCCGGCGGTGGCAACACCGTCCAGGTCTTCGTCGGCCTGGGCCGGCGCGCGGGGGTGCGCCCCCAGGATCTGGTCGGCGCCATCACCGGCGAGACCGGGATCCGCGGCCGGGACATCGGCTCGATCGAGATCGCCGACCGGTTCTCCCTGGTGGAGGTACCGCAGGGGGTGGCCGACGAGGTGATCTCCGGGCTGCGGCAGAGCACGATCAAGGGCCGCAAGGCGACCGTGCGCCGCGACCGCGGCGGCGACGAGCGCTGA
- a CDS encoding DoxX family protein has product MNLVLWIIQILLAVVFAGAGAAKLTQPKDKLRELMRWVDPVPPTQVKALGAVELLAAVGLVLPPLTGIATVLTPLAATGLVIVMIGGILVHLRDRKKQDTPQGRRTEIQGAITCAVLLVLAAVVAWGRFGPYPF; this is encoded by the coding sequence GTGAACCTGGTGCTCTGGATCATCCAGATCCTGCTCGCCGTCGTCTTCGCCGGCGCCGGCGCGGCCAAGCTGACGCAGCCCAAGGACAAGTTGCGTGAACTGATGCGGTGGGTGGACCCGGTCCCGCCCACCCAGGTCAAGGCGCTCGGTGCCGTCGAGCTGCTGGCCGCCGTCGGGCTGGTGCTGCCCCCACTGACCGGCATCGCCACCGTGCTCACGCCGTTGGCCGCCACCGGGCTGGTCATCGTCATGATCGGGGGCATCCTGGTGCACCTGCGCGACCGGAAGAAGCAGGACACCCCGCAGGGGCGTCGCACGGAGATCCAGGGCGCGATCACCTGCGCGGTGCTGCTGGTGCTCGCCGCCGTGGTGGCGTGGGGCCGCTTCGGGCCGTACCCCTTCTGA
- the lon gene encoding endopeptidase La yields MATLPVLPLTDAVLLPGMVIPVTLDPSTQAAIDAARATGDRKLLAVPRIDGEYGPVGVVATIEKVGRLPEGEPAAVIRGLSRARIGSGVPGPGAALWVEATELDEPAYAGRARELAREYRALVTSVLQQRGAWQVIDAVERMTDLSELADSAGYAPWLTLEQKTELLAAPDVTSRLELLVGWVKDYLAEQEVTEQINSDVREGLEKSQREFLLRQQLAAIRKELGEDEPDGSADYRSRVESAELPEKVREAAMREVGKLERASDASPEAGWIRTWLDTVLEMPWGTRTEDNTDLAAARAVLDADHAGLADVKDRILEYLAVRNRRAERNLGVVGGRGSGAVLALAGPPGVGKTSLGESVARALGRNFVRVSLGGVRDEAEIRGHRRTYVGALPGRIVRALREAGSMNPVVLLDEVDKLAAGYAGDPAAALLEVLDPAQNHTFRDHYLEVDLDLSDVLFLATANVVESIPGPLLDRMELVMLDGYTEDEKVAIARDHLLPRQRERAGLTADEVEIADEALALIAGEYTREAGVRQLERGLAKILRKVAVTLATDPSPVRVDTDNLTGYLGRPKFTPESAERTAVPGVATGLAVTGAGGDVLFIEATSMEGEPGLTLTGQLGDVMKESAHIALSYLRSNGRRFGIDPNALAGRRIHVHFPAGAVPKDGPSAGITMVTALASLVTGRPVRPEFGMTGEVTLSGRVLPIGGVKQKLLAAHRAGLTEVIIPARNEPDLDDLPTEVREALTVHTLADVADVLALALTPADVPALDGPALFTV; encoded by the coding sequence ATGGCAACTCTTCCGGTACTTCCCCTGACCGACGCCGTGCTGCTGCCCGGGATGGTCATCCCGGTGACCCTCGACCCGTCCACCCAGGCCGCGATCGACGCCGCTCGCGCGACCGGCGACCGCAAGCTGCTCGCCGTGCCACGGATCGACGGTGAGTACGGCCCGGTCGGCGTGGTCGCCACCATCGAGAAGGTCGGCCGGCTGCCCGAGGGCGAGCCCGCCGCCGTCATCCGTGGCCTGTCCCGGGCCCGGATCGGCTCCGGAGTGCCCGGCCCCGGCGCCGCCCTCTGGGTCGAGGCGACCGAACTCGACGAACCCGCCTACGCCGGTCGGGCCCGGGAACTCGCCCGCGAGTACCGCGCCCTGGTGACCTCGGTGCTTCAGCAGCGGGGCGCCTGGCAGGTCATCGACGCGGTGGAGCGGATGACCGACCTCTCCGAGCTGGCCGACTCGGCCGGGTACGCGCCCTGGCTGACCCTGGAGCAGAAGACCGAACTGCTCGCCGCGCCGGACGTCACCTCCCGACTGGAGCTGCTGGTCGGCTGGGTGAAGGACTACCTGGCCGAGCAGGAGGTCACCGAGCAGATCAACAGTGACGTCCGCGAGGGGCTGGAGAAGTCCCAGCGGGAGTTCCTGCTGCGCCAACAGCTCGCCGCGATCCGCAAGGAGCTGGGCGAGGACGAGCCGGACGGCTCCGCCGACTACCGGTCCCGGGTCGAGTCCGCCGAGCTGCCGGAGAAGGTCCGCGAGGCGGCCATGCGCGAGGTCGGCAAGCTGGAGCGGGCCAGTGACGCCTCCCCGGAGGCGGGCTGGATCCGCACCTGGCTGGACACCGTGCTCGAGATGCCGTGGGGTACGCGTACCGAGGACAACACCGACCTGGCCGCGGCCCGGGCGGTGCTCGACGCCGACCACGCCGGCCTGGCCGACGTGAAGGACCGCATCCTGGAGTACCTGGCGGTGCGCAACCGGCGGGCCGAGCGCAACCTCGGCGTGGTCGGCGGACGCGGCTCCGGCGCGGTGCTCGCCCTCGCCGGTCCTCCCGGGGTCGGCAAGACCAGCCTCGGCGAATCCGTGGCGCGGGCGCTCGGCCGCAACTTCGTCCGGGTGTCGCTCGGCGGTGTCCGCGACGAGGCGGAGATCCGCGGTCACCGGCGCACCTACGTGGGCGCGCTGCCCGGCCGGATCGTCCGCGCGCTGCGCGAGGCCGGCTCGATGAACCCGGTCGTGCTCCTCGACGAGGTGGACAAGCTGGCCGCCGGCTACGCCGGTGACCCCGCCGCCGCCCTGCTGGAGGTGCTCGACCCGGCGCAGAACCACACCTTCCGGGATCACTACCTGGAGGTCGACCTCGACCTGTCCGACGTGCTCTTCCTGGCCACCGCGAACGTGGTGGAGTCCATCCCCGGCCCGCTGCTGGACCGGATGGAACTGGTCATGCTGGACGGCTACACCGAGGACGAGAAGGTCGCCATCGCCCGGGACCACCTGCTGCCCCGGCAGCGGGAGCGGGCCGGGTTGACCGCCGACGAGGTGGAGATCGCCGACGAGGCGCTCGCGCTGATCGCCGGGGAGTACACCCGGGAGGCCGGCGTCCGGCAGCTCGAACGGGGCCTGGCCAAGATCCTGCGCAAGGTGGCGGTGACGTTGGCGACCGACCCGTCGCCGGTACGCGTCGACACCGACAACCTCACCGGCTACCTGGGGCGACCGAAGTTCACCCCGGAGTCGGCCGAGCGCACCGCGGTGCCCGGCGTGGCGACCGGCCTCGCCGTCACCGGCGCCGGTGGGGATGTGCTCTTCATCGAGGCGACCAGCATGGAGGGCGAGCCGGGGCTGACCCTGACCGGCCAGCTCGGCGACGTGATGAAGGAGTCGGCGCACATCGCGCTGTCGTACCTGCGCTCCAACGGGCGACGGTTCGGCATCGACCCGAACGCCCTGGCGGGACGCCGGATCCACGTCCACTTCCCGGCGGGCGCGGTGCCCAAGGACGGCCCGAGCGCCGGCATCACCATGGTGACCGCCCTGGCATCGCTGGTCACCGGCCGGCCGGTCCGCCCCGAGTTCGGGATGACCGGTGAGGTGACGCTCTCCGGCCGGGTGCTGCCGATCGGCGGGGTGAAGCAGAAACTGCTCGCCGCGCACCGGGCCGGCCTCACCGAGGTCATCATCCCGGCGCGTAACGAGCCCGACCTGGACGACCTGCCGACCGAGGTGCGCGAGGCGCTGACCGTGCACACCCTGGCCGACGTGGCCGACGTGCTCGCCCTGGCACTGACCCCGGCCGACGTCCCGGCGCTGGACGGTCCGGCGCTCTTCACCGTCTGA
- a CDS encoding Lsr2 family protein, producing the protein MARKVITVLTDDLDGGKADRTVEFSLDGVAYTIDVSDENAGVLRKALDPYINAGRRIGRGPVEGTRSARRPGRPAGAGMDREQNRAIREWAVKNGYKISERGRIPVEVVEAYKNR; encoded by the coding sequence ATGGCGAGAAAAGTAATCACGGTCCTGACCGACGACCTCGACGGTGGGAAGGCCGATCGGACGGTCGAGTTCAGTCTCGACGGCGTCGCCTACACGATCGACGTCTCGGACGAGAATGCAGGCGTCCTGCGCAAGGCGCTGGATCCGTACATCAATGCGGGTCGTCGGATCGGGCGCGGCCCGGTGGAGGGCACCCGCTCAGCCCGGCGTCCAGGGCGACCCGCCGGCGCGGGAATGGATCGCGAGCAGAACCGAGCAATCCGGGAATGGGCCGTCAAGAACGGCTACAAGATTTCGGAACGGGGTCGGATCCCGGTCGAGGTCGTCGAGGCGTACAAGAACCGCTGA